The following are encoded in a window of Bacillus sp. SORGH_AS_0510 genomic DNA:
- the ytaF gene encoding sporulation membrane protein YtaF, which translates to MVQLFSLLILAFALSLDSFSVGFTYGLRKMVMPIKSILIIATCSAASLMIAVSIGHGLEKVISPNITAKLGGFILIALGAWVLYQFFRPDKDKEKELLEHEKTIVNFEIRSLGLAISILKKPMSADFDQSGTITGIEALMLGFALSIDAFGAGIGAAMLGFPPIYLALTVAVMSSLFVMLGIKSGAFFHKFDWIQKFTFLPGILLIIIGIWKL; encoded by the coding sequence ATGGTTCAGTTGTTCTCACTTCTTATATTAGCTTTTGCCCTTAGTCTTGACAGCTTTAGTGTAGGGTTTACCTATGGATTAAGGAAAATGGTCATGCCGATTAAATCCATACTTATTATCGCCACCTGTTCGGCAGCTTCTTTAATGATTGCTGTGTCAATCGGGCATGGCTTAGAAAAGGTAATCTCTCCGAATATCACGGCAAAACTAGGGGGATTCATTCTAATTGCTCTTGGTGCATGGGTATTGTACCAATTTTTTCGACCCGATAAAGATAAAGAAAAAGAATTGCTCGAACATGAAAAAACAATTGTTAATTTTGAAATACGGTCCCTGGGATTAGCGATTAGTATTTTGAAAAAACCAATGTCTGCTGATTTTGACCAATCAGGCACAATTACAGGAATCGAAGCATTAATGCTGGGATTTGCTTTGTCCATTGATGCCTTCGGTGCTGGGATTGGAGCCGCCATGCTGGGGTTCCCTCCTATATATTTAGCACTGACTGTTGCAGTCATGAGCTCATTATTTGTCATGTTGGGAATAAAAAGTGGAGCGTTTTTCCATAAATTTGATTGGATTCAAAAGTTCACATTTTTACCAGGGATTTTGCTAATCATTATCGGGATTTGGAAATTATGA
- the mutM gene encoding DNA-formamidopyrimidine glycosylase, producing the protein MPELPEVETVRKTLYNLVLHKTIEDITVYWPKIIKNPVEIEQFIDALKGETITDVGRRGKFLIIYTDHYALVSHLRMEGKYGVHPKELPFDKHTHVIFHFTDYTELRYRDVRKFGTMHLYKKGEELTKPPLIELGPEPFSAEFTQEYLSEKLKKTNRKVKSALLDQKLLVGLGNIYVDEALFRAGIYPERLANTLNEEETSLLHSEIVATLDEAVKKGGSTIRSYVNSQGEIGMFQLELYAYGRKGEPCKKCGTPLEKITVGGRGTHFCPTCQKQ; encoded by the coding sequence TTGCCAGAGCTTCCAGAGGTAGAAACCGTAAGAAAGACATTATATAATTTAGTGCTTCATAAGACGATTGAGGATATAACGGTCTATTGGCCAAAAATTATAAAGAACCCTGTAGAGATTGAACAATTTATTGATGCATTAAAAGGTGAAACAATAACTGATGTAGGACGAAGAGGAAAGTTTCTCATTATCTATACCGATCATTACGCATTAGTTTCCCATTTAAGGATGGAAGGAAAATACGGCGTTCATCCAAAAGAACTTCCTTTTGATAAACATACGCACGTGATTTTTCATTTTACGGATTATACGGAATTAAGGTATAGGGATGTACGGAAGTTTGGGACCATGCATTTATATAAAAAAGGTGAAGAGTTAACTAAGCCTCCACTAATTGAGCTTGGCCCTGAACCCTTCTCCGCTGAATTTACACAAGAATATTTGTCTGAAAAGCTGAAAAAGACCAATAGAAAGGTAAAGTCAGCCTTACTTGATCAAAAATTACTTGTAGGTCTAGGAAACATATACGTGGATGAAGCTCTATTCCGTGCGGGGATCTATCCTGAACGCCTTGCCAATACTTTAAATGAGGAAGAAACAAGCTTATTACACAGTGAAATTGTTGCCACCCTTGACGAAGCGGTAAAAAAAGGCGGCAGTACCATTCGATCCTATGTTAATTCACAAGGTGAGATCGGTATGTTTCAGCTTGAGTTATATGCCTATGGCAGAAAAGGGGAACCATGTAAAAAATGTGGAACTCCTCTTGAGAAAATAACTGTTGGAGGAAGAGGTACCCACTTTTGCCCAACTTGTCAAAAACAATAA
- the polA gene encoding DNA polymerase I, protein MEKKKLVLIDGNSIAYRAFFALPLLNNDKGIHTNAAYGFTMMLMKILEDEKPTHMLVAFDAGKTTFRHKTFGEYKGGRQKTPPELSEQFPFIRELLDAYGISRYELENYEADDIIGTLSLSAEKDGYEVKVISGDKDLTQLSSPHTTVGITRKGITDIEEYTPRHVAEKYGLTPDQIIDMKGLMGDASDNIPGVPGVGEKTAIKLLKEFSTLEKLLQSIDQVSGNKLKEKLEEFKEQAIMSKELATIERHAPVEVDLESIPYEGYTKEKLVPLFKELGFNTLLDKLGEDATVHTEQELEEIEYEIPAEITDDLFADNNYFYVELLDDNYHYADIIGFSIVNEKGRYYLPTEQALKSEAFKTWAEDETKKKTVYDAKRSEVSLRRQDIHLKGADFDILMASYLINPSETQEDLAAIAQRYHFHNIQSDESFYGKGAKRKVPEEPKLAEHLVRKGLAMAALKDKLEDELRTNEQYELFTELEMPLSLILADMESCGIKVERERLQTMGKELNERLIQIENKICELAGEKFNINSPKQLGVILFEKLGLPPLKKTKTGYSTSADVLEKLAEDHEIIEHILLYRQLGKLQSTYIEGLLKVIDPKTEKVHTRYQQTLTATGRLSSIDPNLQNIPIRLEEGRKIRQAFVPSEEGWVIFAADYSQIELRVLAHIAGDEKLIQAFKEDLDIHTKTAMEVFHVEEDEVTSNMRRQAKAVNFGIVYGISDYGLSQSLGITRKEAGLFIERYLDTYPGVKEYMDDIIHSAKQKGYVSTLMQRRRYLPEITARNFNLRSFAERTAMNTPIQGSAADIIKKAMIDMDEALKDKGLKSRLLLQVHDELIFEAPEEEVAILQELVPSVMENALELEVPLKVDYSYGPTWFDAK, encoded by the coding sequence ATGGAAAAGAAAAAGCTTGTGCTGATAGACGGTAATAGTATTGCATATCGTGCTTTCTTCGCATTACCTCTTCTTAACAACGATAAAGGGATTCATACGAATGCAGCCTATGGTTTTACGATGATGTTAATGAAAATTCTAGAGGATGAAAAACCAACCCATATGTTAGTTGCCTTTGATGCGGGAAAAACAACTTTCAGACACAAAACCTTTGGAGAATACAAAGGCGGCAGGCAAAAAACGCCACCGGAGTTATCTGAGCAGTTCCCGTTTATTCGTGAGCTTTTAGATGCATATGGAATTTCCAGATATGAGCTAGAGAATTATGAAGCCGATGATATTATTGGTACCCTATCACTATCTGCAGAGAAGGATGGATATGAAGTAAAGGTCATATCAGGGGATAAAGATTTAACACAGCTTTCTTCCCCACATACCACTGTAGGGATTACCAGAAAAGGGATAACTGATATTGAAGAATATACTCCTCGGCATGTAGCTGAAAAATATGGTCTTACACCTGATCAAATTATTGATATGAAAGGTCTTATGGGTGATGCTTCCGATAATATTCCTGGAGTTCCAGGAGTGGGAGAAAAGACAGCGATTAAGTTATTGAAAGAGTTTTCTACTCTAGAAAAGCTGCTTCAATCCATTGATCAAGTAAGCGGGAATAAGTTGAAAGAGAAACTGGAGGAATTCAAAGAACAGGCCATAATGAGTAAAGAGCTTGCAACGATTGAGAGACATGCTCCAGTTGAAGTGGACCTAGAATCAATCCCTTATGAGGGTTATACAAAAGAGAAGTTAGTTCCTTTATTTAAAGAGCTGGGCTTTAATACATTATTAGACAAGCTTGGGGAAGATGCAACGGTTCATACTGAGCAAGAGCTTGAGGAAATTGAATACGAGATTCCAGCAGAAATAACCGATGATCTTTTCGCTGACAACAATTATTTTTATGTAGAGCTCTTGGATGATAATTATCATTATGCGGACATTATTGGGTTTTCCATCGTAAACGAAAAGGGCCGATATTACCTGCCGACAGAACAAGCATTAAAATCTGAAGCGTTTAAGACCTGGGCTGAAGACGAAACGAAAAAGAAAACCGTTTATGATGCTAAACGCTCAGAGGTTTCTTTAAGAAGACAGGACATCCATCTAAAAGGTGCTGACTTCGATATTTTAATGGCATCGTACCTTATTAACCCTTCCGAAACACAAGAAGACCTTGCTGCGATCGCACAAAGATATCATTTCCACAATATCCAATCAGATGAGTCTTTTTATGGGAAAGGTGCCAAAAGGAAAGTACCAGAAGAGCCTAAGCTTGCGGAACATCTTGTACGTAAAGGCCTTGCCATGGCTGCATTAAAGGATAAATTAGAAGATGAATTGCGAACAAACGAACAATATGAATTATTTACTGAGCTTGAAATGCCGCTTTCACTAATCTTAGCTGATATGGAATCTTGTGGGATTAAGGTAGAGCGGGAGCGTCTTCAAACCATGGGCAAGGAACTAAATGAGCGGCTGATACAAATAGAAAATAAAATTTGTGAGCTTGCCGGAGAAAAATTTAATATTAATTCACCTAAGCAATTAGGTGTCATTTTATTTGAAAAATTAGGGCTACCTCCATTAAAGAAAACAAAAACAGGTTATTCAACGTCTGCTGATGTTCTAGAAAAACTAGCAGAGGATCATGAAATTATTGAGCACATCCTACTTTACCGACAGTTAGGAAAGCTCCAATCCACCTATATTGAAGGGTTATTAAAAGTGATTGATCCAAAGACAGAAAAGGTACATACAAGGTATCAACAAACATTAACGGCAACAGGACGATTAAGTTCTATTGATCCGAACCTGCAAAATATTCCGATTCGTCTTGAGGAAGGAAGAAAAATTCGTCAGGCATTTGTGCCTTCCGAGGAAGGCTGGGTCATATTTGCCGCTGATTATTCTCAAATTGAACTGCGAGTACTAGCTCATATTGCAGGAGATGAAAAGCTAATTCAAGCCTTTAAAGAGGATCTGGATATTCATACCAAAACAGCGATGGAAGTCTTCCATGTTGAGGAAGACGAAGTGACTTCTAATATGAGACGTCAGGCGAAGGCTGTAAACTTTGGGATTGTGTATGGGATCAGCGACTATGGACTGTCACAGTCGTTAGGAATTACCCGTAAGGAGGCAGGTCTTTTCATTGAGCGGTACTTGGATACGTATCCTGGTGTAAAGGAATACATGGATGATATTATTCATTCCGCAAAACAAAAGGGGTATGTTTCGACATTAATGCAAAGAAGACGCTATCTGCCTGAAATCACGGCACGTAATTTTAATCTGAGAAGCTTTGCGGAACGTACAGCTATGAATACACCAATTCAAGGCAGTGCCGCAGATATTATCAAAAAAGCAATGATTGATATGGATGAAGCACTAAAAGATAAGGGATTAAAGTCACGACTGTTGCTCCAGGTACACGATGAATTAATTTTTGAAGCTCCAGAAGAAGAGGTTGCAATTCTTCAAGAGTTAGTACCAAGTGTCATGGAAAATGCATTAGAATTAGAGGTGCCATTAAAAGTGGACTATTCTTATGGTCCCACATGGTTTGACGCGAAATAA
- the coaE gene encoding dephospho-CoA kinase (Dephospho-CoA kinase (CoaE) performs the final step in coenzyme A biosynthesis.): MALVIGLTGGIASGKSTVSNMFKEMKIPVVDADVEARLAVMKGEPAYSKIIATFGRDILLEDGEIDRQKLGAIIFHQAEKRMLLNEIVHPEVRKRMMGQVEKAKESGEELIVLDIPLLFESKLTYMVEKTILVFVDYDIQLQRLIERNNLRVEDAKARIHSQMPLNEKIKLADAVIDNNGTIEQTKTQLINVLTKFGLKINQ, translated from the coding sequence ATGGCATTAGTAATTGGTTTGACTGGCGGGATTGCCAGTGGAAAAAGTACTGTATCTAATATGTTCAAGGAAATGAAAATTCCAGTGGTCGATGCTGATGTGGAGGCACGTCTTGCCGTTATGAAAGGTGAACCTGCTTATTCTAAAATCATTGCTACATTTGGTAGGGATATTTTATTGGAAGATGGGGAAATTGATCGGCAGAAATTGGGGGCTATTATTTTCCACCAAGCAGAGAAGCGAATGCTCTTAAATGAAATCGTCCATCCAGAAGTCAGAAAAAGAATGATGGGGCAAGTTGAAAAGGCTAAGGAGAGCGGGGAAGAACTCATTGTGCTGGATATCCCCTTATTATTTGAAAGCAAGCTAACCTATATGGTCGAAAAGACAATACTTGTTTTCGTTGATTATGACATACAATTACAAAGACTCATAGAAAGAAATAACCTCAGGGTGGAAGATGCGAAGGCAAGGATCCACTCACAAATGCCCCTCAATGAAAAAATAAAATTAGCTGACGCAGTAATCGATAATAACGGCACAATCGAACAAACAAAAACACAACTCATTAATGTATTAACTAAATTTGGATTAAAAATAAACCAATAA